Proteins encoded by one window of Aphis gossypii isolate Hap1 chromosome X, ASM2018417v2, whole genome shotgun sequence:
- the LOC126551937 gene encoding ATP-dependent DNA helicase PIF7-like, whose translation MLRNINQPRLCNGTRLAIKKLLNNVIEATILKGKYKGEDVLIPCIPMIPTDVPFEFKRLQFPLRLAFAMTINKSQGQSLSVCGINLENPCFSHGQLYVACSRFGKPSDLFVYAPGDQTKNIVYHKALQ comes from the coding sequence ATGTTGCGAAATATCAACCAACCGCGTCTGTGCAACGGCACACGGttagcgataaaaaaattactgaacAACGTGATAGAAGCAACTATACTGAAAGGAAAGTATAAAGGAGAGGATGTTCTCATACCGTGCATCCCAATGATTCCGACTGATGTGCCATTTGAGTTTAAACGACTACAGTTTCCATTGCGGCTTGCTTTTGCTATGACTATAAACAAGTCCCAGGGGCAATCATTAAGTGTTTGTGGTATTAATTTGGAAAACCCATGTTTCTCACATGGTCAATTATATGTTGCCTGTTCCCGTTTTGGGAAACCATCAGATTTGTTTGTCTATGCGCCAGGTgatcaaacaaaaaacatcGTATACCACAAAGCactacaatga